From Plodia interpunctella isolate USDA-ARS_2022_Savannah chromosome 18, ilPloInte3.2, whole genome shotgun sequence, a single genomic window includes:
- the LOC128677592 gene encoding organic cation/carnitine transporter 2-like isoform X2 — MTIAACRSRKKIIETVLVSRARRTIKIGDVHRYIEKFTREFNLACEDWKPTLVGTVHSFGNMLGMLLQGQISDRFGRKTAAVFAGSMGAVLGLSKSFATSFWFYIVLEGLEAAIGDALSPMFMMSIEIVEKKKAVLFQMILLNCYTSGLIIMPLIAWSVPYWRNFLRVIYAPTIIILTYSFYLDESIRWLFSKGKRKEAIKLIEKVAIKNDVKIDTVMLEKLHNIDEETKNDLKHKALLLKTFQSRIMVQRFLVCILYWFTITLINYGMMVSAVFIDGNKYLNFSLLMTMDIFSNIFYWLVLSKYKRKIPLIISFIIGGIFCICQPFVPKSYAWIGLVLYMAFEMLATFSSNVVYIYTSELFPTYTRNSIHSLCSAIGRIGSLLGPQTPLMISYWSHLPAMLFGMTSLACGFLSLLMPETANTELPNTVREAENIGRPAHKRRQESIRLTENFSVEY; from the exons TTTAATTTAGCCTGCGAGGACTGGAAGCCGACCCTGGTGGGGACGGTGCACAGCTTCGGGAACATGCTGGGGATGCTGCTGCAGGGACAGATATCCGACAG GTTCGGCCGTAAAACTGCAGCCGTGTTTGCCGGGTCCATGGGCGCTGTTCTGGGTCTCTCAAAGAGTTTTGCAACTTCGTTTTGGTTCTACATCGTACTTGAAGGTTTAGAAGCTGCTATTGGAGACGCCCTTTCTCCTATGTTCATGATGA GTATCGAAATTGTCGAGAAGAAGAAGGCTGTACTGTTCCAAATGATATTACTGAACTGCTACACGAGTGGCCTGATCATAATGCCTCTTATAGCGTGGTCCGTGCCCTATTGGCGCAACTTCTTGAGAGTCATCTACGCGCCCACCATCATCATACTGACGTACTCGTTCTACCTCGATGAAAGCATACGATGGCTTTTCAGCAAAGGGAAGAGAAAAGAAGCTATAAAATTAATCGAGAAAGTAGCAATAAAAAATGACGTGAAGATCGACACAGTCATGTTAGAGAAATTACATAACATAGATGAAGAGACGAAGAACGATTTGAAACACAAAGCGCTGCTATTGAAAACTTTTCAGTCGAGAATTATGGTCCAAAGATTTTTAGTCTGTATACTGTATTGGTTCACGATCACTCTAATAAACTATGGGATGATGGTTAGCGCTGTCTTCATCGACGGCAATAAGTATCTGAACTTCTCTTTGCTAATGACGATGGACATCTTCTCCAATATTTTCTACTGGCTGGTACTCTCTAAATACAAGAGGAAAATTCCGTTGATTATCTCATTTATAATTGGTGGAATTTTCTGCATCTGCCAGCCTTTTGTACCAAAAT catATGCCTGGATCGGTCTAGTGCTGTACATGGCGTTCGAGATGCTGGCCACCTTCTCCAGCAACGTGGTATACATCTACACCTCCGAGCTATTCCCCACATACACCAGGAACTCCATACACTCGCTCTGCTCCGCTATCGGCAGGATCGGATCTCTTCTTGGGCCACAAACTCCTTTGATG ATATCATACTGGTCGCACCTGCCCGCCATGTTATTCGGGATGACGTCACTGGCGTGCGGCTTCCTCAGCCTGCTGATGCCGGAGACAGCCAACACGGAGCTCCCCAACACGGTCCGGGAGGCCGAGAACATCGGCAGACCAGCGCACAAGCGCCGGCAGGAGTCCATTAGGCTTACGGAGAATTTTAGTGTCGAATATTAG
- the LOC128677900 gene encoding uncharacterized protein LOC128677900, translating to MDRAGTAVSYQMDRAGTTLSYQMDRTGTAVSYQMDRAGTTLSYQMDRAGTAVSYQMDRADTAVSYQMDRAGTTLSYQMDRAGTTLSYQMDRAGTAVSYQMDRAGTAVSYQMDRAGTTLSYQMDRAGTTLSYQMDRAGTILSYQMDRAGTAVFYQMDRAGFSIGSHCYR from the coding sequence ATGGACAGGGCCGGCACTGCTGTATCCTACCAGATGGACAGGGCCGGCACTACTCTGTCCTACCAGATGGACAGGACCGGCACTGCTGTGTCCTACCAGATGGACAGGGCCGGCACTACTCTGTCCTACCAGATGGACAGGGCCGGCACTGCTGTGTCCTACCAGATGGATAGGGCCGACACTGCTGTGTCGTACCAGATGGACAGGGCCGGCACTACTCTGTCCTACCAGATGGACAGGGCCGGCACTACTCTGTCCTACCAGATGGACAGGGCCGGCACTGCTGTGTCCTACCAGATGGATAGGGCCGGCACTGCTGTGTCGTACCAGATGGACAGGGCCGGCACTACTCTGTCCTACCAGATGGACAGGGCCGGCACTACTCTGTCCTACCAGATGGACAGGGCCGGCACTATTCTGTCCTACCAGATGGATAGGGCCGGCACTGCTGTGTTCTACCAGATGGACAGGGCCGGCTTCTCTATCGGTAGCCACTGCTACCGATAG
- the LOC128677592 gene encoding organic cation/carnitine transporter 2-like isoform X1, whose translation MPKRTKEYRKTSVKDDAALVEAERPKDTNQITIPEDTVHLDDILEKLGAFGKHQLVTMCLLSLVYATNSMYNINYVFAVEDVQYRCKIPSCESSNGSFFVPWLNDSYKELGEDVKQCQRYSPLDNRCSSFNSSVQETCSEWVYEKSNSFVAEFNLACEDWKPTLVGTVHSFGNMLGMLLQGQISDRFGRKTAAVFAGSMGAVLGLSKSFATSFWFYIVLEGLEAAIGDALSPMFMMSIEIVEKKKAVLFQMILLNCYTSGLIIMPLIAWSVPYWRNFLRVIYAPTIIILTYSFYLDESIRWLFSKGKRKEAIKLIEKVAIKNDVKIDTVMLEKLHNIDEETKNDLKHKALLLKTFQSRIMVQRFLVCILYWFTITLINYGMMVSAVFIDGNKYLNFSLLMTMDIFSNIFYWLVLSKYKRKIPLIISFIIGGIFCICQPFVPKSYAWIGLVLYMAFEMLATFSSNVVYIYTSELFPTYTRNSIHSLCSAIGRIGSLLGPQTPLMISYWSHLPAMLFGMTSLACGFLSLLMPETANTELPNTVREAENIGRPAHKRRQESIRLTENFSVEY comes from the exons ACACAAACCAGATAACTATTCCCGAAGATACAGTGCACCTGGATGATATCCTGGAGAAACTGGGAGCGTTCGGGAAACACCAGTTGGTGACCATGTGTTTGCTTTCGTTGGTCTACGCAACTAATTCCATGTATAACATCAACTATGTGTTCGCTGTTGAGGATGTCCAATACAG ATGCAAAATCCCGTCCTGCGAGTCCTCCAACGGGTCATTCTTCGTACCCTGGCTGAATGACTCCTACAAAGAGTTGGGCGAAGACGTGAAGCAATGTCAGAGATACTCCCCTCTGGACAACCGGTGTTCTTCCTTCAACAGCAGCGTCCAGGAGACCTGCTCTGAGTGGGTTTACGAAAAGTCGAACAGTTTCGTTGCGGAG TTTAATTTAGCCTGCGAGGACTGGAAGCCGACCCTGGTGGGGACGGTGCACAGCTTCGGGAACATGCTGGGGATGCTGCTGCAGGGACAGATATCCGACAG GTTCGGCCGTAAAACTGCAGCCGTGTTTGCCGGGTCCATGGGCGCTGTTCTGGGTCTCTCAAAGAGTTTTGCAACTTCGTTTTGGTTCTACATCGTACTTGAAGGTTTAGAAGCTGCTATTGGAGACGCCCTTTCTCCTATGTTCATGATGA GTATCGAAATTGTCGAGAAGAAGAAGGCTGTACTGTTCCAAATGATATTACTGAACTGCTACACGAGTGGCCTGATCATAATGCCTCTTATAGCGTGGTCCGTGCCCTATTGGCGCAACTTCTTGAGAGTCATCTACGCGCCCACCATCATCATACTGACGTACTCGTTCTACCTCGATGAAAGCATACGATGGCTTTTCAGCAAAGGGAAGAGAAAAGAAGCTATAAAATTAATCGAGAAAGTAGCAATAAAAAATGACGTGAAGATCGACACAGTCATGTTAGAGAAATTACATAACATAGATGAAGAGACGAAGAACGATTTGAAACACAAAGCGCTGCTATTGAAAACTTTTCAGTCGAGAATTATGGTCCAAAGATTTTTAGTCTGTATACTGTATTGGTTCACGATCACTCTAATAAACTATGGGATGATGGTTAGCGCTGTCTTCATCGACGGCAATAAGTATCTGAACTTCTCTTTGCTAATGACGATGGACATCTTCTCCAATATTTTCTACTGGCTGGTACTCTCTAAATACAAGAGGAAAATTCCGTTGATTATCTCATTTATAATTGGTGGAATTTTCTGCATCTGCCAGCCTTTTGTACCAAAAT catATGCCTGGATCGGTCTAGTGCTGTACATGGCGTTCGAGATGCTGGCCACCTTCTCCAGCAACGTGGTATACATCTACACCTCCGAGCTATTCCCCACATACACCAGGAACTCCATACACTCGCTCTGCTCCGCTATCGGCAGGATCGGATCTCTTCTTGGGCCACAAACTCCTTTGATG ATATCATACTGGTCGCACCTGCCCGCCATGTTATTCGGGATGACGTCACTGGCGTGCGGCTTCCTCAGCCTGCTGATGCCGGAGACAGCCAACACGGAGCTCCCCAACACGGTCCGGGAGGCCGAGAACATCGGCAGACCAGCGCACAAGCGCCGGCAGGAGTCCATTAGGCTTACGGAGAATTTTAGTGTCGAATATTAG